The following are encoded together in the Kribbella voronezhensis genome:
- a CDS encoding helix-turn-helix domain-containing protein gives MERTLMDGKAPLEVIASSLRRERARTGLSLTEVAKRAGVAKSTLSQLESGTGNPSVETLWALCVALDIQFGQLVDPPKPRVQVIRADEGPAVYTEHGDYSATLVASCPPNTRRDVYRIVVAPGPGRNSDPHMPGVVEHVVLSTGRALVGPTDEPVELHPGDYIAYPGDLPHTFQALEPGTTAVLLSEYS, from the coding sequence ATGGAGCGAACACTGATGGACGGCAAAGCACCACTGGAGGTGATCGCGTCCTCGCTACGCCGCGAGCGGGCGCGGACCGGCCTCTCGCTCACCGAGGTGGCGAAGCGGGCGGGGGTCGCCAAGTCGACGCTGTCCCAGCTGGAGTCCGGCACCGGCAACCCGAGCGTGGAGACGCTGTGGGCGCTCTGCGTCGCGCTCGACATCCAGTTCGGCCAACTGGTCGACCCGCCGAAGCCGCGCGTGCAGGTGATCCGGGCCGACGAAGGGCCGGCCGTCTACACCGAACACGGCGACTACAGCGCGACCCTGGTCGCCTCCTGCCCGCCCAACACGCGGCGCGACGTCTACCGGATCGTGGTCGCCCCGGGACCGGGCCGGAACTCCGACCCGCACATGCCCGGCGTAGTGGAGCACGTCGTACTCAGCACCGGCCGGGCCCTCGTTGGCCCGACCGACGAGCCGGTGGAACTCCACCCGGGTGACTACATCGCCTACCCGGGCGACCTTCCGCACACCTTCCAGGCGTTGGAGCCCGGCACTACCGCGGTACTGCTGTCGGAATACTCCTGA
- a CDS encoding SAM-dependent methyltransferase has product MPDVSKAPSSAPVGVDTTRASIARVYDAFLGGKDNFEIDREVLRQVATVAPQVTDLAWSNRNFLIRACRFLAGQAGIKQYLDCGSGLPTAENTHQVVQRLQADAKVLYIDNDPVVLAHGRALLEENENTLFVSADIFDPEAVLGLPEVREFLDFSQPIALIQNGTMHHYLGDDGPELMQKYIDALAPGSYVVISHFLDPQTPEHAKTARALEERFTHSPMGSGLFRPYDQIQAMFNDLEMVPPGLVLCDEWWPDGPRVTPLSQIEECIAGGIGRKP; this is encoded by the coding sequence ATGCCCGACGTTTCCAAGGCCCCCAGCTCCGCGCCTGTCGGCGTCGACACCACCAGGGCCAGCATCGCCCGCGTGTACGACGCGTTTCTGGGTGGCAAGGACAACTTCGAAATCGACCGCGAGGTACTGCGTCAGGTGGCCACCGTGGCCCCGCAGGTGACCGACCTCGCCTGGTCGAACCGCAACTTCCTGATCCGCGCGTGCCGGTTCCTGGCCGGCCAGGCCGGGATCAAGCAGTACCTCGACTGTGGCTCCGGCCTGCCCACCGCGGAGAACACCCACCAGGTGGTCCAGCGGCTGCAGGCCGACGCGAAGGTGCTGTACATCGACAACGACCCGGTGGTCCTCGCGCACGGCCGCGCACTGCTGGAGGAGAACGAGAACACACTGTTCGTCAGCGCCGACATCTTCGACCCCGAGGCCGTCCTCGGGCTGCCGGAGGTGCGGGAGTTCCTGGACTTCTCCCAGCCGATCGCGCTGATCCAGAACGGCACCATGCACCACTACCTGGGCGACGACGGCCCGGAGCTGATGCAGAAGTACATCGACGCCCTGGCCCCCGGCTCGTACGTCGTGATCTCGCACTTCCTCGACCCGCAGACCCCCGAGCACGCCAAGACCGCTCGGGCGCTGGAGGAGAGGTTCACCCACAGCCCGATGGGCTCGGGCCTGTTCCGTCCCTACGACCAGATCCAGGCGATGTTCAACGACCTGGAAATGGTCCCTCCCGGCCTGGTGCTCTGCGACGAATGGTGGCCGGACGGCCCTCGCGTCACGCCGCTCAGCCAGATCGAGGAGTGCATCGCGGGCGGCATCGGCCGCAAGCCCTGA
- a CDS encoding helix-turn-helix domain-containing protein, translated as MTEQDAYGGPTALRIMLGAHLRRLREDAGISRADAGWAIRGSESKISRLELGRVGFKVRDVDDLLTLYKLDDADERERLLELAQQANNPGWWQRWDDLTPTWFHSYLGLEMAAELIRTFELQFVPGLLQTPDYARAVVQLGRDRPLPEVEVERLVALRTGRQQVLTRKRSVRLWAVIDEAVLRRPIGGREVFRAQLEYLIEVSQWHNVTLQIIPFDRGGYTATGGAFSILRFGEMDLPDVVYIEHLTSAVYLDKREDLDEYAVTMDSLAITALRPRHTEELLRTAIKALT; from the coding sequence GTGACAGAGCAAGATGCGTACGGCGGGCCCACCGCCCTGCGGATCATGCTGGGCGCACATCTGCGCCGGCTGCGCGAGGACGCCGGGATCAGCCGGGCCGATGCCGGCTGGGCGATCCGCGGCTCCGAATCCAAGATCAGCCGGCTCGAGCTCGGCCGGGTCGGCTTCAAGGTCCGCGACGTCGACGACCTGCTGACGCTGTACAAACTCGACGACGCCGACGAGCGCGAGCGGCTGCTGGAACTGGCCCAGCAGGCGAACAACCCGGGCTGGTGGCAACGCTGGGACGACCTGACGCCGACCTGGTTCCACTCCTATCTCGGGCTCGAGATGGCAGCCGAGCTGATCCGTACCTTCGAGCTCCAGTTCGTGCCCGGACTGCTGCAGACACCTGACTACGCACGGGCCGTGGTGCAACTCGGCCGCGACCGCCCGCTGCCCGAGGTCGAGGTCGAGCGCCTGGTCGCGCTACGCACCGGTCGCCAGCAGGTGCTGACGCGGAAGCGGTCCGTGCGCCTGTGGGCAGTGATCGACGAAGCCGTACTCCGGCGCCCGATCGGCGGCCGGGAGGTGTTCCGCGCGCAACTGGAGTATCTGATCGAGGTGTCCCAGTGGCACAACGTGACGCTGCAGATCATCCCGTTCGACCGCGGCGGCTACACGGCCACCGGCGGCGCGTTCAGCATCCTGCGGTTCGGCGAGATGGACCTGCCCGACGTCGTCTACATCGAGCACCTCACCAGCGCCGTCTACCTGGACAAGCGCGAGGACCTCGACGAGTACGCCGTCACGATGGACTCCCTGGCGATCACGGCCCTCCGCCCCCGCCACACCGAAGAACTCCTCCGCACGGCCATCAAGGCTCTCACCTGA
- a CDS encoding DUF4287 domain-containing protein: MSFQAYLDKIEEKTGLTPRQLLEIAEAKGLATPQTKAGAVADWLKADYDLGRGHAMALFHVLKNGPKISAKHVNSGGTHSDPSDTLWLDGKATNPAQ; this comes from the coding sequence ATGTCTTTTCAGGCCTACCTGGACAAGATCGAGGAGAAGACCGGGCTGACGCCGCGGCAGTTGCTGGAGATCGCCGAGGCGAAAGGGCTGGCGACGCCGCAGACCAAGGCCGGTGCGGTGGCCGACTGGCTGAAGGCGGACTACGACCTCGGCCGCGGACACGCGATGGCCTTGTTCCACGTGCTGAAGAACGGCCCGAAGATCAGCGCCAAGCACGTGAACTCCGGCGGGACCCACAGCGATCCCTCCGACACCCTCTGGCTGGACGGCAAGGCGACCAATCCGGCGCAGTGA
- a CDS encoding 50S ribosomal protein L36, which yields MKVRRSLKALKSKRGAQVVRRGRRVYVINRLDPRQKARQG from the coding sequence ATGAAGGTACGACGTTCGTTGAAGGCGCTGAAGTCGAAGCGGGGCGCGCAGGTGGTCCGCCGCGGCCGGCGCGTGTACGTGATCAACCGGCTGGACCCCCGCCAGAAGGCTCGCCAGGGCTGA
- a CDS encoding winged helix-turn-helix transcriptional regulator, whose protein sequence is MIQEQVVPEAMRWSTENCTISRTMEILGEKWMFHVLREVFVGVRRFEDIRARAEIPRQVLTDRLAALIDRGLLRREPYRVAGQRERYEYRLTQAGLDLYPVLVALVQWGDQYLQQDDGPPIVPEHRGDCGAKISVVLRCAAGHEPSPREVALRPGPGAQLRTAEKLA, encoded by the coding sequence ATGATCCAGGAACAGGTCGTGCCCGAGGCGATGCGGTGGTCCACGGAGAACTGCACGATCTCCCGGACGATGGAGATCCTGGGTGAGAAGTGGATGTTCCACGTGCTGCGCGAGGTCTTCGTCGGAGTGCGCCGGTTCGAGGACATCAGGGCGCGGGCGGAGATCCCGCGCCAGGTGCTGACCGACCGGCTGGCCGCACTGATCGACCGCGGTCTGCTGCGGCGCGAGCCGTACCGGGTGGCCGGCCAGCGCGAGCGGTACGAATACCGCCTCACCCAGGCCGGCCTCGATCTCTACCCCGTGCTCGTCGCCCTGGTCCAGTGGGGCGACCAGTACCTGCAACAGGACGACGGCCCGCCGATCGTCCCCGAGCACCGCGGCGACTGCGGTGCGAAGATCAGCGTCGTACTGCGATGTGCCGCCGGCCACGAGCCGTCCCCGCGCGAGGTCGCCCTCCGCCCCGGCCCGGGTGCGCAACTGCGAACTGCCGAAAAACTTGCCTGA
- a CDS encoding GNAT family N-acetyltransferase, with product MNQTQIPRIRTAGEADLDDLAAMLTGLTDFSLYMRFQTAVGRPPRDSLVLRLLRPAGCAWVATRDDAVVGHAMWAWAANDTEPTAELAVVISEPEQNRGLGLRMLTIAAGHAFDTGATRFLFVVSAANDRVARMIRRRWPAAAVERDGALLNFVVPAVAQFPPARASQMDQASPRSRAAVSAGKPFTGASIPTGSSASKEIRKTQAAR from the coding sequence GTGAATCAGACTCAGATACCGCGGATCCGCACCGCCGGCGAGGCGGACCTGGACGACCTGGCGGCCATGCTGACCGGACTGACGGACTTCAGCCTCTACATGCGCTTCCAGACCGCGGTCGGCCGCCCGCCCCGCGATTCACTCGTACTACGGCTGCTCCGGCCGGCCGGCTGCGCCTGGGTGGCGACCCGCGACGACGCCGTCGTCGGCCATGCGATGTGGGCCTGGGCCGCCAACGACACAGAGCCGACCGCCGAACTCGCCGTCGTGATCAGCGAACCGGAGCAGAACCGTGGTCTGGGGCTTCGGATGCTCACCATCGCGGCCGGTCATGCCTTCGACACCGGAGCGACCCGGTTCCTGTTCGTGGTCAGCGCCGCCAACGACCGGGTGGCCCGGATGATCCGGCGTCGCTGGCCGGCCGCAGCGGTCGAGCGCGACGGTGCCCTGCTGAACTTCGTCGTACCGGCGGTCGCTCAGTTCCCGCCGGCCAGGGCCTCGCAGATGGACCAGGCTTCTCCACGAAGCAGGGCGGCGGTGTCTGCGGGCAAGCCCTTCACCGGGGCCTCGATACCGACAGGATCCTCGGCCAGCAAGGAGATCAGGAAGACGCAGGCGGCGAGGTAG
- a CDS encoding GNAT family N-acetyltransferase, with translation MTEIAVRVGVAEDYEAMSAVFGTAMMFDPSGDDELGKRLFEPERALVATDGEEIVGTTKALTRDLSVPGAVVPAAHVTGVGVRATHRRRGVMSALIGRQLREVPEAIAVLWASEPGIYGRFGYGAATRGVSYEIDLHRVGPPVVPTRPGELGELTVDEAYKELPPLLRALQERRPGVSGRSELKWQRHLEDKKEDRGGRTARQILVHRDETGAIDGYALWRGKMNWQAAGPTNEVRLEELVALEPTAYKALWSYLLTMDLAATLAYGYAALDEPLLQLVTTPTAMGRRLGESLWLRVTDVPRALEQRRYAAAVDLVIEVTDELIPANAGRYRLTADGTTARCARTDDPADLTIPVGELGATYLGGRQLAEFALTGRVVEHTPGALNSATIAFSWPVHPVSIEVF, from the coding sequence ATGACAGAGATCGCTGTTCGGGTGGGTGTGGCCGAGGACTACGAGGCAATGTCGGCGGTGTTCGGTACCGCGATGATGTTCGATCCGTCCGGCGACGACGAGCTTGGCAAGCGGCTGTTCGAGCCCGAGCGGGCGCTGGTGGCGACCGACGGCGAGGAGATCGTCGGAACGACCAAGGCGCTGACGCGGGATCTGTCCGTGCCCGGAGCAGTGGTGCCGGCCGCGCATGTCACCGGCGTCGGTGTGCGGGCGACGCACCGCAGGCGCGGCGTGATGTCGGCGTTGATCGGCCGCCAGTTGCGCGAGGTGCCGGAGGCGATCGCGGTCCTGTGGGCCAGCGAGCCGGGCATCTACGGGCGGTTCGGGTACGGCGCCGCCACGCGGGGAGTCTCGTACGAGATCGACCTGCACCGGGTCGGACCGCCCGTCGTACCAACGCGTCCCGGGGAGCTCGGCGAGCTGACCGTGGACGAGGCGTACAAGGAACTGCCGCCGCTCCTGCGCGCGCTGCAGGAGCGGCGACCGGGCGTGTCCGGCCGCTCCGAGCTGAAGTGGCAGAGGCACCTGGAGGACAAGAAGGAGGATCGAGGCGGCCGGACCGCGCGCCAGATCCTCGTGCACCGGGACGAGACCGGTGCGATCGACGGTTACGCCCTGTGGCGCGGCAAGATGAACTGGCAGGCAGCCGGCCCCACCAATGAGGTGCGGCTGGAGGAGCTGGTCGCGCTCGAACCCACGGCGTACAAGGCGTTGTGGAGCTACTTGCTGACCATGGATCTGGCCGCGACCCTCGCCTACGGGTACGCCGCCCTCGACGAGCCACTCCTGCAACTCGTCACCACCCCGACCGCCATGGGCCGACGGCTGGGCGAGTCGCTCTGGCTGCGGGTGACCGATGTGCCGCGCGCCCTCGAACAGCGCCGGTACGCCGCGGCGGTGGACCTGGTGATCGAGGTGACCGACGAACTGATCCCGGCCAACGCCGGCCGGTACCGGCTCACCGCCGACGGCACGACGGCCCGGTGCGCCCGGACGGACGACCCGGCCGACCTGACGATCCCGGTGGGAGAGCTCGGCGCCACGTATCTCGGGGGCCGTCAACTCGCCGAATTCGCGCTCACCGGTCGTGTCGTCGAGCACACCCCGGGCGCCCTCAACTCCGCCACCATCGCTTTCTCCTGGCCGGTCCACCCCGTCAGCATCGAGGTCTTCTGA
- a CDS encoding peroxiredoxin family protein, producing MLEIGSAAPLLELEDTEGQRVTLADLVAEPGRRGVLVYFLRSASCPVCNLHVRKLIKKADEYAGAGVQIMVAVPEDREEAARWKAKGKIPFRVVTGRRGSPHEAIGLVRKLFGSMQQSGSILVDADNVIRHAHGATNPMNSYDRARIAAAVEQLRVTSTS from the coding sequence ATGCTCGAAATCGGTTCTGCCGCGCCATTGCTGGAGCTTGAAGACACCGAGGGACAGCGAGTGACGCTCGCTGACCTCGTCGCTGAGCCCGGCCGTCGGGGGGTGCTCGTGTACTTCCTGCGGTCCGCGTCTTGTCCGGTGTGCAACCTGCACGTCCGGAAGCTGATCAAGAAGGCCGACGAGTACGCCGGCGCCGGCGTACAGATCATGGTCGCGGTGCCCGAGGACCGCGAGGAGGCCGCTCGGTGGAAGGCCAAGGGCAAGATCCCGTTCCGGGTCGTGACCGGTCGGCGCGGCAGCCCGCACGAGGCGATCGGTCTGGTCAGGAAGCTGTTCGGCTCGATGCAGCAGTCGGGCAGCATCCTCGTCGATGCGGACAACGTGATCCGGCACGCTCACGGCGCCACCAATCCGATGAACAGCTACGACAGGGCGCGCATCGCCGCCGCGGTCGAGCAACTGCGGGTCACCTCGACCAGTTGA
- a CDS encoding RNA polymerase sigma factor, with protein MRDHQPRADDSWVTDQLIAAAQQGDVESISAVVYSAHPHVMRFARSLCASPQDAEDAAQEALIILFRKVGSLRASAALASWMFRIVRNECLRLLRNRRPEAIDPSGADSVEDDVLRRLDADRVAAAIGALPDVQRRVLIMRDVQGYPGRSVADALGLSLAAMKSQLHRARRAVHAALREPDVF; from the coding sequence ATGAGGGATCACCAACCACGCGCCGACGACTCCTGGGTCACCGACCAGCTGATCGCTGCGGCGCAGCAGGGCGACGTCGAGTCGATCAGCGCTGTGGTCTACAGCGCGCATCCGCATGTGATGCGCTTCGCCCGCTCGCTGTGCGCGTCACCCCAGGACGCCGAGGATGCCGCTCAGGAAGCGCTGATCATCCTGTTCCGCAAGGTCGGCTCGCTGCGGGCTTCCGCCGCGCTGGCGTCCTGGATGTTCCGGATCGTCCGCAACGAGTGTCTGCGGCTGCTGCGCAACCGGCGACCCGAGGCGATCGACCCGTCGGGCGCCGACTCCGTGGAGGACGACGTACTTCGCCGGCTCGACGCCGACCGCGTGGCCGCCGCGATCGGCGCCCTCCCCGACGTGCAACGCCGCGTGCTGATCATGCGCGATGTCCAGGGCTACCCCGGCCGATCGGTCGCCGACGCGCTGGGGCTCAGCCTGGCGGCGATGAAATCCCAGCTGCACCGGGCGCGCCGCGCGGTACACGCCGCTCTGCGCGAACCAGACGTGTTCTGA
- a CDS encoding GtrA family protein has protein sequence MKIVTTLYRQVEHLVHEVAKFGLVGLLGMLVDLPIYNWLVFDNPLIFGTPGDGMLHHKPLTAKVISVTAATIATYLGNRHWTWRHRERTGLHREYVLFFVLNGIGLLIAAGCLGFSRYVLDLHNALADNISANVIGLGLGTLFRFWSYRKFVFKEELALDEAEHEHATDDADNTGDLPAVR, from the coding sequence TTGAAAATCGTCACCACGCTGTATCGCCAGGTCGAGCATCTGGTGCACGAAGTGGCCAAGTTCGGCTTGGTCGGACTGCTGGGCATGCTCGTGGACCTGCCGATCTACAACTGGCTGGTCTTCGACAACCCGCTCATCTTCGGTACGCCGGGCGACGGCATGCTGCACCACAAGCCGCTGACCGCGAAGGTCATCTCGGTCACCGCGGCCACCATCGCCACCTACCTGGGCAACCGGCACTGGACCTGGCGGCACCGCGAGCGCACCGGCCTGCACCGCGAGTACGTGCTCTTCTTCGTACTGAACGGCATCGGCCTGCTGATCGCCGCCGGCTGCCTCGGCTTCTCCCGCTACGTGCTCGACCTGCACAACGCGCTGGCCGACAACATCTCCGCCAACGTGATCGGCCTCGGCCTCGGCACCCTGTTCCGCTTCTGGTCCTACCGGAAGTTCGTCTTCAAGGAAGAGCTCGCGCTCGACGAAGCCGAGCACGAGCACGCCACGGACGACGCCGACAACACCGGCGACCTCCCCGCCGTTCGCTGA
- a CDS encoding 5-(carboxyamino)imidazole ribonucleotide synthase, producing the protein MKFERKDLPAGTPVVGMIGGGQLARMTQETAVALGIQLRVLAEGPTVSAAQAVADAPVGDYRDPETVRRFAAEADVVTFDHEHVPTELLHELEAAGIAVRPGPDALVHAQDKAVMRQRLDAFDAPAPAHQVVASRDDIADFAKRIGGFPIILKTTRGGYDGKGVWVAESAEDPVVDEAFAANVPILAEEKVDFVRELSAIVARSPHGQAVAYPIVESVQENGICVEVTAPAPGLAPDKAAQAQQTALRIAKELGVVGILAVEMFEARDGRLLVNELAMRPHNTGHWSIDGAVTSQFENHLRAVLDLPLGSPAARAPYTVMVNVLGGDDESTADMHYGLLHCLARDPGLKVHLYGKSVKPGRKVGHVTAYGDDLDDVRERARHAAAYLTGTIDE; encoded by the coding sequence GTGAAGTTCGAGCGTAAAGACCTGCCGGCTGGTACCCCCGTCGTCGGCATGATCGGTGGCGGACAGCTGGCCCGGATGACGCAGGAGACGGCCGTCGCGCTGGGCATCCAACTGCGCGTGCTCGCGGAGGGCCCGACGGTCTCGGCCGCCCAGGCCGTCGCCGACGCGCCCGTCGGCGACTACCGCGACCCTGAGACCGTACGCCGGTTCGCCGCCGAGGCCGACGTGGTCACCTTCGACCACGAGCACGTCCCGACCGAGCTCCTGCACGAGCTGGAAGCCGCCGGGATCGCAGTGCGCCCCGGTCCGGACGCCCTCGTGCACGCCCAGGACAAAGCGGTGATGCGGCAGCGGTTGGACGCCTTCGACGCGCCCGCGCCGGCGCACCAGGTGGTCGCGAGCCGGGACGACATCGCCGACTTCGCCAAACGGATCGGTGGCTTCCCGATCATCCTGAAGACGACCCGCGGCGGGTACGACGGCAAGGGTGTCTGGGTCGCCGAGAGCGCCGAGGACCCGGTCGTCGACGAGGCGTTCGCGGCGAACGTGCCGATCCTGGCCGAGGAGAAGGTCGACTTCGTCCGCGAGCTGTCCGCGATCGTCGCCCGCTCCCCCCACGGGCAGGCGGTCGCCTACCCGATCGTCGAATCCGTGCAGGAGAACGGGATCTGTGTCGAGGTGACCGCCCCGGCTCCCGGCCTCGCCCCGGACAAGGCGGCGCAGGCCCAGCAGACCGCGCTGCGGATCGCCAAGGAGCTCGGCGTGGTCGGGATCCTCGCGGTCGAGATGTTCGAGGCCCGCGACGGCCGCCTGCTGGTCAACGAACTGGCGATGCGCCCGCACAACACCGGGCACTGGTCGATCGACGGCGCGGTGACCTCGCAGTTCGAGAACCACCTGCGCGCAGTACTGGATCTGCCGCTCGGATCGCCGGCTGCGCGAGCGCCGTACACGGTGATGGTGAACGTGCTGGGCGGTGACGACGAGAGCACAGCGGACATGCATTACGGGCTCCTCCACTGCCTGGCGAGGGATCCGGGGCTGAAAGTGCACCTCTACGGCAAGTCCGTGAAGCCGGGGCGCAAGGTCGGCCATGTCACGGCGTACGGCGACGACCTGGACGACGTCCGCGAGCGCGCCCGGCACGCGGCGGCGTACCTGACCGGCACCATCGACGAATAG
- the purE gene encoding 5-(carboxyamino)imidazole ribonucleotide mutase: MSVGIVMGSDSDWPTMKAAAEVCVEFDVPFEADVISAHRMPVEMIDYGRSAHERGLKVLIAGAGGAAHLPGMLASVTPLPVIGVPVPLKYLDGMDSLLSIVQMPAGVPVATVSIGNARNAGLLAVRILAAYDEKLRERMSAFQADLADMAKAKGHTVREGAAELRKS, from the coding sequence ATGAGCGTGGGAATCGTGATGGGGTCGGACTCGGACTGGCCGACGATGAAGGCCGCCGCCGAGGTGTGCGTCGAGTTCGACGTGCCGTTCGAGGCGGACGTGATCTCAGCGCACCGGATGCCGGTGGAGATGATCGACTACGGCCGTTCGGCGCACGAGCGGGGCCTGAAGGTGCTGATCGCGGGAGCCGGTGGCGCCGCGCATCTGCCCGGCATGCTCGCCTCGGTCACCCCGCTGCCGGTGATCGGCGTACCGGTGCCGTTGAAGTACCTCGACGGGATGGATTCGCTGCTGTCGATCGTGCAGATGCCGGCCGGCGTACCGGTCGCGACCGTCTCGATCGGGAACGCGCGCAACGCGGGGCTGCTCGCGGTCCGGATCCTGGCGGCGTACGACGAGAAGCTGCGGGAGCGGATGAGCGCTTTCCAGGCTGATCTCGCGGATATGGCAAAGGCGAAGGGGCACACTGTCCGTGAAGGCGCGGCAGAGCTGCGTAAATCCTGA
- a CDS encoding MFS transporter: MTPPAEPDTQRIPVRYWIWLFGAAVSLLGDLTITFAIGWSASQHGGRVAGLVLLLAAAPRAALLLVGGAIGDRFGAGRVLLVSCTAMFAITTALVPITIAIGEPVALLFTAALVIGVIDAFFLPSSRSMPRLLVPPEQVPRALASFQVTGVIFAVTGTAVGGLLVNWAGLTSAAGFDALTFIVMIVVLLSLRDAITVPRRVTTGMLRSISDGVRTAFGRPLTRALLIMMTMAAGLLMPLDVLLLPLLARDHHWNAATAGLLVASRSLGVGMIALRILAKGAFPRPGMVAAFGLLIAGAGLLGLSSLHPLPLVIAAGVVSGVGVGTFTGHVLPLLMNSVEREYQSRLQSVVLLCQSIALVVMNPVLGSFADLNGVGITGVCLGISVASALIGLGALTRPVLRNATVA, encoded by the coding sequence GTGACTCCGCCCGCAGAACCGGACACACAGCGCATCCCGGTCCGCTACTGGATCTGGCTCTTCGGCGCCGCTGTGTCCCTCCTCGGCGATCTGACGATCACTTTCGCGATCGGATGGTCCGCCAGCCAGCACGGCGGCCGCGTCGCCGGGCTCGTGCTTCTCCTGGCCGCGGCGCCGCGCGCAGCCCTGCTGCTGGTCGGCGGGGCGATCGGCGACCGGTTCGGCGCGGGGCGAGTGTTGCTGGTCAGCTGTACGGCGATGTTCGCGATCACCACCGCGCTGGTGCCGATCACGATCGCCATCGGGGAGCCGGTCGCGCTGCTGTTCACCGCGGCGCTGGTGATCGGTGTGATCGACGCGTTCTTCCTGCCGTCGTCGCGCTCGATGCCGAGGCTGCTGGTCCCGCCGGAGCAGGTGCCGCGCGCGCTGGCCAGCTTTCAGGTGACCGGCGTGATCTTCGCGGTTACCGGTACGGCGGTCGGCGGCCTGCTGGTGAACTGGGCCGGACTGACCTCGGCGGCCGGATTCGACGCGCTGACGTTCATCGTGATGATCGTCGTGCTGCTGTCCCTGCGGGATGCCATCACGGTGCCGAGGCGGGTCACGACCGGGATGCTGCGCTCGATCTCGGACGGCGTGAGGACGGCCTTCGGGCGGCCGCTGACCAGGGCCCTGCTGATCATGATGACGATGGCGGCCGGGCTGTTGATGCCGTTGGACGTCCTGCTGCTGCCGCTGCTGGCCCGCGACCATCACTGGAACGCCGCGACGGCCGGCCTGCTGGTCGCCAGCCGGAGTCTCGGGGTCGGCATGATCGCGCTGCGGATCCTGGCCAAGGGCGCCTTCCCGCGGCCGGGCATGGTGGCCGCGTTCGGGCTGCTGATCGCCGGCGCCGGACTGCTCGGGTTGTCGTCCCTGCACCCGCTGCCGCTGGTGATCGCCGCCGGCGTGGTCAGCGGCGTCGGGGTGGGCACCTTCACCGGTCACGTCCTGCCGCTGCTGATGAACTCGGTGGAGCGCGAGTACCAGTCGCGCCTGCAATCCGTCGTACTGCTGTGTCAGAGCATCGCGCTCGTCGTGATGAACCCGGTCCTCGGCTCGTTCGCCGACCTGAACGGAGTCGGTATCACCGGCGTCTGCCTCGGCATCTCCGTCGCCTCGGCCCTGATCGGCCTCGGTGCACTCACCCGGCCGGTACTACGGAACGCGACCGTCGCCTGA